In Fibrobacter sp. UWB10, a single window of DNA contains:
- a CDS encoding BamA/TamA family outer membrane protein: MSAHAQDETPSDSTEQTETLSDSTEQTEVSLDSAEESSAEESSAEQASEKSFWTWPLEYIIQPFLNGLIYPVAKPMDYAIKNGIIEKSVELISFGEDYKIMVYPSFNFKPGSRTMVGANYRHRSAFLSKDYLVVQGEYYANGDVSLTARYTKHALFGTRLFGGFRYDLDLDRDKRFTVPETKSSYLQPDSSYEFTWRLGAPITSTSNWNAEIWASLYCSRASHPDIEEDSVLISDDYKIEDRGLYQNVTQVPVGLSFVYDNLDLPYAPSRGNRIVLNGYYTFVGKYSGVRYEDLGITPEEGQGDKIKDGGLNHDFFTTEFIFQHYFYLGRSKNYVLSAKEARENRRFYTDFSWDEAVRIWRPEQVMNTLFERRVIALQFRMVNLWEMEEGGAPHDAFINLNSKAPLRGYDDKWTTHNLMSLSLEYRWPVDRLIDGVLFNEYAMIAPKINKWSFDHYYNSWGFGIRVRQPNLYLFRLQFGFHGLHGVNMIMTIAPEFK; this comes from the coding sequence GTGTCCGCCCATGCACAAGATGAAACTCCCTCAGATTCGACTGAACAAACAGAAACTCTTTCGGATTCTACCGAACAAACTGAAGTTTCTTTGGATTCTGCCGAAGAATCGTCTGCCGAAGAATCTTCTGCTGAACAAGCGTCTGAAAAATCGTTTTGGACTTGGCCGCTAGAATACATTATCCAGCCGTTCCTGAATGGCTTGATTTATCCGGTGGCAAAGCCTATGGACTACGCTATCAAGAACGGAATTATTGAAAAGTCCGTCGAATTGATTTCTTTTGGCGAAGACTACAAAATCATGGTTTACCCGAGCTTCAATTTCAAGCCGGGTTCACGTACCATGGTGGGTGCCAATTACCGCCATCGTAGTGCGTTCTTGAGCAAGGACTACTTGGTTGTGCAAGGGGAATACTACGCCAATGGCGATGTCAGCTTGACTGCACGCTATACAAAGCATGCTCTGTTTGGAACGCGCTTGTTTGGTGGATTCCGCTACGATCTTGACTTGGACCGCGATAAGCGTTTTACCGTTCCTGAAACAAAGAGCAGTTATTTGCAGCCTGACTCAAGTTACGAGTTTACGTGGCGCTTGGGAGCTCCTATAACCAGCACGTCAAATTGGAATGCCGAAATTTGGGCGTCGTTGTATTGCAGTCGCGCAAGTCACCCCGATATTGAAGAAGACTCGGTCTTGATTAGCGACGATTATAAAATCGAAGACAGAGGTTTGTACCAGAATGTAACACAGGTTCCGGTAGGTCTTTCGTTTGTGTATGACAATCTTGATTTGCCTTATGCCCCGTCTCGCGGAAATCGTATTGTGCTGAATGGTTATTACACGTTTGTGGGTAAGTATTCGGGTGTGCGTTACGAAGATTTGGGCATTACTCCCGAAGAAGGGCAAGGGGATAAAATTAAGGACGGTGGCTTAAATCACGATTTCTTTACTACGGAATTCATTTTCCAGCATTACTTCTATCTTGGTCGCTCTAAAAATTACGTGCTTTCGGCAAAAGAGGCTCGCGAAAATCGCAGGTTCTACACGGACTTCTCGTGGGATGAGGCTGTTCGTATTTGGCGACCGGAACAGGTCATGAACACCTTGTTTGAACGTCGTGTCATTGCTCTCCAGTTCCGTATGGTGAATCTTTGGGAAATGGAAGAAGGTGGAGCCCCGCACGATGCGTTTATCAATTTGAATTCCAAAGCGCCTTTGCGTGGTTACGATGACAAATGGACGACCCATAACTTGATGTCGTTGAGTTTGGAATACCGCTGGCCGGTCGACCGTTTGATCGATGGTGTGCTTTTTAATGAATATGCCATGATTGCGCCCAAAATTAATAAGTGGAGTTTTGATCATTACTACAATTCTTGGGGCTTCGGTATCCGTGTTCGCCAGCCGAACCTCTACCTTTTCCGCCTGCAGTTCGGTTTCCATGGCTTGCATGGCGTGAATATGATTATGACGATCGCGCCTGAATTCAAGTAG
- the purB gene encoding adenylosuccinate lyase, with translation MRDQFESPLIKRYASKEMSFIFSPQYKFQTWRKLWIYLAESEMELGLPITQEQVDELKAHEKDINFEVAEEEEKRRRHDVMSHVYAYGVQCPKAKGIIHLGATSAFVGDNTDLIQMQQAMILVRKRLCRVMDKLSKFAMEYKDMAQLGATHFQAAQLTTVGKRACLWLQDMLIDLEELNFLIEVLPFRGVKGTTGTQASFMDLFNGDEEKIMELDRRVTAKAGFKRVLTITGQTYTRKWDNRVNQVLSSIAQSLHKFATDMRLMQGVKEVEEPFEKTQIGSSAMAYKRNPMRSERICSLARFVMAQVNSTAFTQATQWFERTLDDSANKRLAIPEAFLAMDAMLIIAENVTNGLVVYPKVIEKRIMAELPFMATENIIMEGVKNGGDRQELHEEIRVMSMEAGKVVKEQGKDNDLLERVLKNEKFQKLGITEAKLKEILDLRKFVGRAPGQVVKFVTEEVRPAIEAVKDWANIDAGELKV, from the coding sequence ATGCGCGATCAGTTCGAAAGCCCGCTTATCAAGCGTTATGCTAGCAAGGAAATGAGTTTCATCTTCAGCCCGCAGTACAAGTTCCAGACTTGGCGCAAGCTGTGGATTTACCTCGCCGAATCCGAAATGGAGCTCGGCCTCCCGATTACGCAGGAGCAGGTGGACGAACTGAAGGCCCACGAAAAGGATATCAACTTCGAAGTTGCCGAAGAAGAAGAAAAGCGCCGCCGTCACGACGTGATGAGCCACGTTTACGCTTACGGCGTGCAGTGCCCGAAGGCTAAGGGCATTATTCACCTCGGTGCAACGTCTGCATTTGTGGGCGACAACACTGACCTTATCCAGATGCAGCAGGCTATGATTCTCGTGCGCAAGCGTCTTTGCCGCGTGATGGACAAGCTTTCCAAGTTTGCTATGGAATACAAGGACATGGCCCAGCTCGGTGCCACGCACTTCCAGGCCGCCCAGCTCACGACCGTGGGTAAGCGCGCTTGCCTCTGGCTCCAGGACATGCTCATCGACCTCGAAGAATTGAACTTCCTCATCGAAGTGCTTCCGTTCCGCGGCGTGAAGGGCACGACCGGTACGCAGGCCAGCTTCATGGACTTGTTCAATGGCGACGAAGAAAAGATTATGGAACTCGACCGCCGCGTGACCGCCAAGGCTGGCTTCAAGCGCGTGCTCACCATCACCGGTCAGACTTACACTCGTAAGTGGGACAACCGCGTGAACCAGGTGCTCAGCTCCATCGCTCAGTCTCTGCACAAGTTTGCTACCGACATGCGCCTCATGCAGGGCGTGAAGGAAGTGGAAGAACCGTTCGAAAAGACTCAGATTGGTTCCAGCGCCATGGCTTACAAGCGTAACCCGATGCGTAGCGAACGTATTTGCTCTCTCGCTCGTTTCGTGATGGCTCAGGTCAACAGCACCGCCTTCACGCAGGCAACGCAGTGGTTCGAACGTACGCTCGATGACAGCGCCAACAAGCGCCTCGCCATTCCGGAAGCATTCCTCGCTATGGATGCTATGCTCATCATCGCTGAAAATGTGACCAACGGCCTCGTGGTTTACCCGAAGGTTATCGAAAAGCGCATCATGGCCGAACTCCCGTTCATGGCTACCGAAAACATCATTATGGAAGGTGTGAAGAATGGCGGCGACCGTCAGGAACTCCACGAAGAAATCCGCGTGATGTCTATGGAAGCCGGTAAGGTTGTGAAGGAACAGGGTAAGGACAACGACTTGCTCGAACGCGTGCTGAAGAACGAAAAGTTCCAGAAGCTCGGCATCACCGAAGCTAAGCTCAAGGAAATCCTCGACCTCCGCAAGTTCGTGGGCCGCGCTCCTGGTCAGGTCGTGAAGTTCGTGACCGAAGAAGTCCGCCCGGCTATCGAAGCTGTGAAGGACTGGGCGAACATCGACGCTGGCGAACTCAAGGTCTAA
- the fabF gene encoding beta-ketoacyl-ACP synthase II — protein sequence MTKRRVVITGMGAVTPIGKNINDFWAAIRAGKCGVAPITLFDASNCPVKIAAEVKDFKPEEHDIDPKEARRMARFTQFLLAASKEAVADASLTPEDLAQDTTGIVAGTGLGGLDIVDSTYTQYMNGGKRKVSPLAMPQLIPNEAGANVSIALGITGQAHTVCTACASGTDAIGVALDAIRSGRLDICLAGGSESGITDYSIKSFAGMHALTDKFNDCPEKASRPFDLNRSGFVMGEGGAVMILEELEHAKARGAKIYAELAGYGASADAYHITSPRPGGETCAKALTRAIKDAGIAPTDINYYNAHGTSTHLNDATETAMLKVALGEHAYKIKVSSTKSMTGHCVGAAGVCEAIVSTLAIRDSFYPATINYETPDPECDLDYVPNKGVEGNIDVAASASLGFGGHNGVVIIKKYNG from the coding sequence ATGACTAAAAGACGCGTAGTAATCACTGGTATGGGAGCCGTGACTCCCATTGGCAAGAACATTAACGATTTTTGGGCAGCCATTCGCGCAGGCAAGTGCGGAGTCGCTCCCATCACCCTTTTTGACGCAAGCAATTGCCCGGTAAAGATTGCTGCCGAAGTCAAGGATTTCAAGCCCGAAGAACACGACATTGACCCGAAAGAAGCCCGCCGCATGGCCCGCTTCACGCAGTTCCTGCTCGCCGCCTCCAAGGAAGCGGTTGCAGACGCAAGCCTTACGCCCGAAGACCTCGCCCAGGATACCACAGGCATCGTGGCAGGCACCGGTCTCGGCGGCCTCGACATCGTCGATTCCACCTACACGCAGTACATGAACGGCGGCAAGCGCAAGGTTTCGCCGCTCGCCATGCCGCAGCTGATTCCGAACGAAGCGGGCGCAAACGTTTCTATCGCCCTCGGCATCACGGGCCAGGCCCACACGGTCTGCACCGCCTGCGCTTCGGGCACCGACGCTATCGGTGTCGCCCTCGACGCGATTCGCTCGGGTCGCTTGGATATCTGCCTTGCTGGCGGTTCCGAAAGCGGCATTACCGATTACAGCATCAAGAGCTTTGCTGGCATGCACGCCCTCACTGACAAATTCAACGACTGCCCGGAAAAGGCTTCTCGCCCGTTCGACTTGAACCGCTCCGGATTCGTGATGGGTGAAGGCGGTGCCGTGATGATTCTCGAAGAATTGGAACACGCCAAGGCCCGCGGCGCCAAGATTTACGCCGAACTCGCCGGCTACGGTGCTTCTGCCGATGCCTACCACATTACAAGCCCGCGCCCGGGTGGAGAAACCTGCGCGAAGGCACTTACCCGCGCCATCAAGGACGCAGGCATTGCCCCGACCGACATTAACTACTACAACGCACACGGTACCTCGACGCACCTGAACGATGCAACCGAAACTGCAATGCTCAAGGTTGCCCTCGGTGAACACGCCTACAAAATCAAGGTGTCTAGCACCAAGAGCATGACGGGCCACTGCGTGGGTGCCGCTGGCGTATGCGAAGCCATCGTCTCGACGCTTGCAATTCGCGACTCGTTCTACCCCGCCACCATCAACTACGAAACCCCGGATCCGGAATGCGACCTGGATTACGTACCGAACAAGGGTGTCGAAGGGAATATCGACGTCGCCGCCTCGGCCTCTCTCGGCTTCGGCGGTCACAATGGCGTCGTGATTATCAAGAAATACAACGGCTAG
- a CDS encoding pyridoxal phosphate-dependent aminotransferase — protein sequence MKDLSTRTLNIAASLTVAIDTLAKQMIADGKDVVSLGAGEPDFPTPTPIQDAACKAIREGKTRYTAPVGILEVRKAVAEKLKVENGLDYKPEQIIMTSGAKHAVFNSLAALVNEGDEVIIPAPYWVTYPELVKWLGGKPVIVNTKIEDGFKIKPEALKAAINAKTKAILLNNPCNPTGAVYSKAELEALAKVIVEGDIYCISDEVYEYFTYDTEFCSAAALPGMAERTIVINGFSKSHCMTGWRIGYDAAPAEIAKIIGKIQGQATHHPSNVAQYAALGALQMDKSNVHAMQAAFRKRRDYMLKRTAEILPEPCRAPEGAFYLFAPVKSFYGKKTPEGKTINGSIELCEYLLQSQGLAIVPGAAFGDDSCVRFSYAASDETLQKACDRFIRGLKELK from the coding sequence ATGAAAGACTTATCCACAAGAACTCTTAATATCGCCGCTTCTTTAACCGTCGCCATCGACACCTTGGCAAAACAGATGATTGCCGACGGCAAGGACGTTGTAAGCCTGGGTGCAGGCGAACCCGATTTTCCGACTCCGACACCGATTCAAGATGCTGCCTGCAAGGCCATTCGCGAAGGAAAGACCCGCTACACCGCTCCCGTAGGAATTCTAGAAGTCCGCAAGGCCGTTGCCGAAAAACTGAAGGTTGAAAACGGTCTGGACTATAAGCCCGAACAAATCATCATGACGAGCGGTGCCAAGCACGCCGTATTCAATTCGCTTGCAGCCTTGGTGAACGAAGGCGACGAAGTGATTATCCCTGCCCCGTACTGGGTGACATACCCGGAACTGGTGAAATGGCTCGGCGGAAAGCCGGTGATTGTAAACACCAAGATTGAAGATGGATTCAAGATCAAGCCCGAAGCCTTGAAGGCCGCCATTAACGCAAAGACTAAGGCAATCCTCTTGAACAATCCCTGCAACCCCACGGGTGCCGTTTACAGCAAGGCAGAACTTGAAGCCCTTGCCAAGGTGATTGTCGAAGGCGACATTTACTGCATTTCAGACGAAGTGTACGAATACTTCACTTACGACACAGAATTTTGCTCTGCAGCCGCCCTCCCCGGCATGGCCGAACGCACCATCGTGATTAACGGATTTTCCAAGTCGCACTGCATGACCGGTTGGCGTATCGGTTACGATGCCGCCCCTGCCGAAATCGCAAAGATTATCGGAAAGATTCAGGGCCAGGCAACGCACCACCCGAGCAATGTGGCGCAGTATGCAGCCCTCGGTGCCTTGCAGATGGACAAGAGCAATGTTCACGCCATGCAAGCAGCCTTCCGCAAGCGCCGCGACTACATGCTCAAGCGCACCGCCGAAATCCTGCCGGAACCGTGCCGCGCTCCCGAAGGTGCATTCTACCTGTTCGCGCCCGTCAAGAGCTTCTACGGCAAGAAAACGCCTGAAGGCAAGACCATCAATGGCTCTATCGAGCTTTGCGAATACCTATTGCAGTCGCAGGGGCTCGCCATTGTGCCGGGAGCAGCCTTCGGTGACGACAGTTGCGTGCGATTCTCTTATGCCGCCAGCGACGAAACCTTGCAGAAAGCATGTGACAGATTTATTAGAGGATTAAAGGAGTTAAAATAG
- a CDS encoding AMP-binding protein, translated as MILNRFLARTEYSSYEDLYENFKLNIPEDFNFAYDVVDEYAKTEPKREALVWCDDNDESHIFTFKDLSIASQRTANFLVKKGIKKGDRVMLILRRRYEFWFFLLALHRIGAIAIPATNMLAAEDLEYRFKAADIKMVVSYDDPALQKEIDTACEHTRIVETLVTIGQSRQNWINFYDDYEICPPSFPRPTGDAATHNDDIMIVYFTSGTSSNPKMVAHTFSYPLGHIVTAKYWQNVIDGGRHLTVAETGWAKALWGKIYGQWIAGSAVFTYDMNVFIPGKLLEKMQEYKVTTFCAPPTVYRYILQHGVEKYNLSSLKYCTTAGEALNLDIYKKFFEKTGLRLHEGYGQTELTLTTGNFEWMEARPGSMGKPSPGYRMDIVDADGKSCGPDEVGEIIIKIDEGKPFGMFGGYYRDEERTQKVFEGGVYHTGDTATRDKDGFFWFVGRTDDLIKSSGYRISPFEVEEVLHKHPAVLEVAVTGVEDQSRGQAVKATVVLQKGYEASKELAKEIQLFAKNVAASYKSPRIIDFVSELPKTISGKIRRASIRDKDKEDANAANAAKDTANTEQSKTEEKSEG; from the coding sequence ATGATACTCAATAGATTCCTAGCACGAACCGAGTATTCCTCTTACGAGGACCTCTACGAAAACTTTAAGCTCAATATTCCCGAAGACTTTAACTTCGCCTACGACGTGGTCGACGAATACGCGAAGACCGAACCAAAGCGAGAAGCATTAGTCTGGTGCGACGACAACGACGAAAGCCATATTTTTACCTTCAAGGATCTTTCGATTGCCTCGCAGCGCACCGCGAACTTTTTGGTAAAAAAGGGAATCAAGAAGGGCGACCGCGTGATGCTGATTTTGCGCCGCCGCTACGAATTCTGGTTCTTCCTCTTGGCGCTCCACCGCATTGGTGCAATTGCCATTCCGGCAACGAACATGCTCGCCGCCGAAGACCTGGAATACCGCTTTAAGGCCGCCGACATCAAGATGGTCGTCTCTTACGACGATCCGGCACTCCAAAAGGAAATCGACACCGCCTGCGAACACACGCGCATTGTCGAAACGCTCGTGACCATCGGGCAGTCCCGTCAGAACTGGATCAACTTCTACGACGACTACGAAATCTGCCCGCCAAGTTTCCCGCGCCCCACAGGAGATGCCGCCACGCACAATGACGACATCATGATTGTCTACTTTACCAGCGGCACCAGCAGCAACCCGAAAATGGTCGCCCACACCTTCAGCTACCCGCTTGGCCACATCGTGACCGCCAAGTACTGGCAGAACGTGATTGACGGCGGCCGCCACCTGACCGTTGCCGAAACCGGCTGGGCCAAGGCGCTCTGGGGCAAGATTTATGGACAGTGGATTGCAGGTTCTGCCGTATTCACCTACGACATGAACGTGTTCATTCCGGGCAAGCTGCTCGAAAAGATGCAGGAATACAAGGTGACCACCTTCTGTGCGCCGCCGACCGTTTACCGCTACATTCTGCAGCATGGCGTCGAAAAGTACAACCTTTCCAGCCTCAAGTACTGCACCACCGCAGGCGAGGCGTTGAACTTGGACATTTACAAGAAGTTCTTCGAAAAGACGGGGCTCCGCCTGCACGAAGGCTACGGCCAAACCGAACTGACTCTCACTACGGGCAACTTCGAATGGATGGAAGCGCGCCCCGGTTCTATGGGCAAGCCCTCTCCGGGCTACCGCATGGACATCGTGGATGCCGACGGCAAGAGCTGCGGCCCCGATGAAGTCGGCGAAATCATCATCAAGATTGACGAAGGCAAGCCCTTCGGCATGTTCGGGGGCTACTACCGCGACGAAGAACGCACCCAGAAAGTTTTCGAGGGCGGCGTCTACCACACCGGCGACACCGCTACCCGCGACAAGGATGGTTTCTTCTGGTTCGTGGGCCGTACCGATGACTTGATCAAGAGTTCCGGCTACCGCATCAGCCCCTTCGAAGTCGAAGAAGTGCTCCACAAGCACCCGGCCGTCTTGGAAGTGGCCGTCACAGGCGTCGAAGACCAGTCTCGCGGACAGGCCGTGAAGGCAACCGTCGTGCTCCAGAAGGGCTATGAAGCCTCGAAGGAACTCGCCAAAGAAATCCAGCTGTTCGCAAAGAACGTGGCTGCCTCTTACAAGAGCCCACGCATCATCGACTTCGTGTCGGAACTGCCGAAGACCATCAGCGGAAAAATCCGCCGCGCCTCTATCCGCGACAAGGATAAGGAAGACGCCAACGCCGCTAATGCAGCCAAGGACACCGCCAACACGGAACAGTCCAAGACCGAAGAAAAGTCTGAAGGGTAA
- the ruvX gene encoding Holliday junction resolvase RuvX, translated as MNYLALDYGEHRVGVAFADSEFRMAFSRETIDQKTTNLFVRLDELVKINKVDAFVVGMPYHPDGRKDGKNVVVEKFIEDLKTRFPGMPVYTQDESYSSVQAQEKTSYFSKKKKQKNKAVIDQLAAAIILQRWLDEN; from the coding sequence TTGAACTACCTTGCGCTTGATTATGGTGAACACCGCGTCGGGGTCGCATTTGCCGATTCCGAGTTTCGGATGGCTTTTTCGCGAGAAACGATTGACCAGAAGACGACGAATTTGTTCGTGCGGCTCGACGAGCTGGTGAAAATCAACAAGGTAGATGCCTTTGTGGTGGGAATGCCGTATCACCCTGATGGCCGTAAAGACGGCAAGAATGTGGTGGTGGAAAAGTTCATTGAGGACTTGAAAACGCGTTTCCCGGGTATGCCTGTGTACACGCAGGATGAATCGTATTCCAGCGTGCAGGCGCAAGAAAAAACTTCTTACTTTAGCAAGAAGAAAAAGCAAAAGAATAAGGCGGTCATCGATCAACTCGCTGCCGCCATAATTCTACAAAGATGGCTAGATGAAAACTAG
- a CDS encoding DUF2334 domain-containing protein, with protein sequence MEINKDIADIRAAEAILHKKKKYLLCYHNFNVKNCKKSAEEIRKIAAAAGSPISIAVVPSIGGVPESEADAFREEIGKFVQEGYEILLHGVRHNADLFIKRNPIGKLALTISHNGAEFAGLNKKVSQMLLNRSIALWKAHGFGRPSGFIAPVWLDNKHLKKQVLEEFNFYEDMLYIYRKVGKKIKPSFSQILTFSIFPQALLGAMQVFSRIALLLYRGTPRLVIHAGDMKAMGEQNLLSLVKFASNHREKIMYQDL encoded by the coding sequence ATGGAAATCAACAAGGACATTGCCGACATCCGCGCCGCCGAAGCTATTCTTCATAAAAAGAAGAAGTACCTGCTGTGCTATCATAATTTTAACGTGAAGAACTGCAAGAAATCTGCCGAAGAAATCCGAAAGATTGCCGCAGCCGCAGGTTCGCCCATCTCGATTGCCGTCGTACCCTCTATCGGGGGCGTCCCTGAATCCGAAGCAGACGCTTTCCGTGAAGAAATCGGAAAATTCGTGCAGGAAGGCTACGAAATCTTGCTCCACGGTGTGCGCCACAACGCAGACCTGTTCATCAAGCGTAATCCCATCGGCAAGCTCGCGCTCACCATTTCGCACAATGGTGCCGAATTTGCGGGCCTGAACAAGAAAGTTTCCCAGATGCTTTTAAACCGTAGCATCGCCCTCTGGAAGGCCCACGGTTTTGGCCGCCCCTCCGGATTTATCGCGCCAGTCTGGCTCGACAACAAGCACCTCAAAAAACAGGTACTCGAAGAATTCAACTTTTACGAAGACATGCTCTACATTTACCGCAAGGTCGGTAAAAAAATCAAGCCGTCGTTCTCGCAGATTTTGACCTTCTCTATTTTCCCGCAGGCACTCCTCGGTGCCATGCAGGTATTCTCACGCATTGCACTACTCCTCTACCGCGGAACCCCCCGCCTGGTGATTCACGCCGGTGACATGAAGGCCATGGGCGAACAAAATCTTCTCTCGCTCGTAAAATTTGCCTCGAACCACCGCGAAAAGATCATGTACCAGGATCTATAA
- a CDS encoding MMPL family transporter, producing the protein MFSAFAKLIRKIAHYPKATIGLFLAVTLLCIYPIENLRWEIQLQDTLRGHEVEVDYQAIESAFGGLGSLTIVIQSKDSAANFKFAENLAKYLENDPQVHYADYTTDLDFFKKNRLLYASESDLDQVIEKLDSLKAAEINRNNPLLVDLTDAPAPEAPARDSIEIISQIENKYFKSLQQDFSNQQGSIRVIDVYPTTSVSDLQANRELLKKVKRFVEENGNGINVYYTGKVYDSIKAGKTLLPQAKFAGAIAALIILVLLIINFYRQPQLIFISAVPLAIPTVFTLACAYLLFGRINLFTLSLGLLLPGHACQVLTHVYTRYFHEREKKLSPALCIESALLGIGPVVAASSLVMASLFIAFILVPLPGLREFGILGAIGSVLNLIVCPLLTASLLLLLQRKKPFEITFNSITPNYRKRLFSFKTNWIIIIVISIVSAVAWLYSGINLRFLYDFKKTEMQLDEREARALIAETGFSAYDPIIVMLPDSSYNDDLVENFEHLQQKGRLKDLARIYTQYQFLPKASVEKKHKIETLKKLISEDILSRLNPKDSSAIVEMFENYENDIKDFVLSENIRRKFADKKDNPGVFAFIIPSSDPNNGLTCRHIAKQLMQLDGIHDKTFKICGTPILRASLLDTVLGNINKSILLGTVLLWIILLMFYNKLSRAFFTLLPSLFAMSWVTILVHVFNIQISAYSSIAFVLLIGASVDGSLQLWSSYYEKQGGNAWSVLQTKLISVMIAQGASFIGAIAMLFSSHPGINGVGLVAALGLICIFISHFTIYPLVASTLDAYRILKKAKLRHERLIHKNS; encoded by the coding sequence ATGTTTTCGGCTTTTGCCAAATTAATCCGTAAGATAGCCCACTATCCTAAAGCGACTATTGGGCTTTTTCTTGCCGTTACGCTCTTGTGCATTTACCCTATCGAAAACCTTCGTTGGGAAATCCAGTTGCAAGACACCCTCAGAGGACACGAAGTTGAAGTCGACTACCAGGCAATCGAAAGCGCCTTTGGCGGACTCGGAAGCCTGACCATCGTCATTCAGTCCAAAGACAGTGCTGCCAATTTCAAGTTTGCAGAAAATCTCGCCAAGTACCTTGAGAACGACCCTCAAGTCCATTACGCCGACTACACGACCGATTTGGACTTTTTCAAGAAGAATCGACTCCTGTACGCAAGCGAAAGCGATCTGGACCAGGTCATTGAAAAGCTTGATAGCCTAAAGGCAGCCGAAATCAACAGGAACAATCCTCTTCTGGTGGACTTGACCGACGCCCCTGCACCGGAAGCCCCGGCACGAGATTCCATTGAAATCATCTCGCAGATTGAAAACAAATACTTCAAAAGCCTGCAACAAGATTTTTCGAACCAGCAAGGATCTATTCGCGTTATCGATGTCTACCCCACGACCTCGGTTTCGGACTTGCAGGCCAACAGAGAGCTTTTAAAGAAAGTCAAGAGATTCGTCGAAGAAAACGGTAACGGTATTAACGTCTACTACACCGGAAAGGTCTACGATTCGATTAAGGCCGGCAAAACTTTGCTCCCTCAAGCCAAATTCGCGGGAGCCATCGCCGCCCTCATTATCCTTGTCCTTTTGATTATCAATTTCTACCGCCAGCCGCAGCTGATTTTCATTTCGGCGGTTCCGCTTGCGATTCCGACTGTATTCACGCTCGCCTGCGCCTACCTGCTTTTCGGACGAATCAACCTGTTTACGCTTTCTCTTGGCCTTTTGCTCCCTGGGCATGCCTGCCAGGTTCTAACGCATGTCTACACAAGGTACTTCCATGAACGCGAAAAGAAGCTGAGCCCCGCCCTCTGTATCGAAAGCGCTCTGCTTGGAATCGGTCCGGTAGTCGCTGCATCGTCGCTTGTGATGGCGAGCCTGTTTATCGCCTTCATTCTGGTTCCCCTGCCTGGGCTTCGCGAATTCGGGATTCTAGGCGCTATCGGAAGCGTGCTCAACCTGATTGTCTGCCCGCTACTTACGGCATCGCTTTTATTGCTTCTGCAGCGCAAAAAGCCCTTTGAAATCACTTTCAACAGCATTACGCCCAATTACCGCAAGCGCCTGTTTTCGTTCAAGACCAACTGGATTATCATTATCGTTATCAGCATTGTAAGTGCGGTGGCTTGGCTTTACAGCGGAATCAACCTGAGATTCCTTTACGACTTTAAAAAGACCGAAATGCAGTTGGACGAACGCGAAGCAAGAGCCCTGATTGCAGAAACCGGCTTTTCGGCATACGACCCGATTATCGTCATGTTGCCCGATTCCTCTTACAACGACGACTTGGTCGAAAACTTCGAACACTTACAACAGAAAGGTCGCCTTAAAGACCTCGCTAGAATTTATACCCAATACCAGTTCCTGCCTAAAGCGAGCGTCGAAAAGAAGCACAAGATTGAAACTCTAAAGAAACTCATTTCCGAAGACATTCTTTCTCGGCTTAACCCGAAAGACAGTTCTGCGATTGTCGAAATGTTCGAGAATTACGAAAACGACATCAAGGATTTTGTGTTGTCCGAAAACATACGTCGCAAGTTTGCAGACAAAAAAGACAATCCGGGCGTATTCGCCTTCATTATTCCCAGTTCCGACCCGAACAACGGACTCACCTGCCGCCACATTGCAAAGCAGTTGATGCAACTTGACGGAATCCACGACAAGACCTTCAAGATTTGCGGCACCCCGATTTTGAGAGCCTCGCTTTTGGACACCGTTCTCGGAAACATCAACAAGTCCATACTCTTGGGCACCGTACTGCTCTGGATCATTCTCTTGATGTTCTACAACAAATTGAGCCGCGCCTTCTTTACCTTGCTGCCGTCGCTATTTGCCATGAGCTGGGTAACCATTCTGGTTCACGTGTTCAACATCCAGATTTCGGCATACAGTTCTATCGCGTTTGTCCTCTTGATTGGCGCCAGTGTTGACGGATCATTGCAACTTTGGTCTTCGTACTACGAAAAGCAAGGCGGAAATGCTTGGAGTGTTTTGCAAACGAAATTGATTTCTGTCATGATTGCGCAGGGCGCTTCGTTTATCGGTGCAATCGCCATGCTGTTCTCGTCACACCCGGGAATTAACGGCGTGGGACTCGTTGCAGCGCTCGGACTTATTTGCATCTTTATTTCGCATTTTACCATTTACCCCTTGGTGGCCAGCACCTTGGACGCCTACCGCATTTTGAAAAAGGCTAAACTCAGACATGAAAGACTTATCCACAAGAACTCTTAA